The Carassius gibelio isolate Cgi1373 ecotype wild population from Czech Republic chromosome B11, carGib1.2-hapl.c, whole genome shotgun sequence genomic sequence CGCACAAACATGATCGCGCACACTTTTACTTGCAACGTTTGTTGGATATACGTTTATTTTGgtgttttaaacaatatttataatgCACACTTTACATTTCTGTAGTTTTGCTTTGttattgatgtttttttctccgcatggaaattaatataaaatttttataacTAACCCCCAGGATACATACAAATTGCCTCACCGATTGATCGAGAAGAAAAGGAGAGACAGAATAAACGAGTGCATCGCCCAGTTGAAGGATTTGCTGCCCGAACACCTTAAACTCACTGTAAGTAATATGGGAGTGGATCGGCTCACCTCACTTTGTTGTAGTCTAAAGCGCCATCTGCTTGTTGatcatgaataaatcattttgGTCCTGCTTTTGGATTAGTCACCTACTGTAATGTGCttgatatacattttaatatattattaacttTCAGTACTCCATCTTGTGAATCTGGGTTTAGTTAATTATTCACATGTCAACAAAGCATGTTATATTGTCATGTGGAATATCAAAATATTACTTGCACGCACACGCGCATGCACTGGTGAGCGCAGAGGAGTGTCTCTGTTCCTTTCCCGCGCAGGTTTGTCCTCTCTGAGCCGCTGCGGAGAGTGTTACATAAGAAAGATCAACATGCTTATCTGAGCTCTTCCTGTTTTAGACTCTGGGACACTTGGAGAAGGCTGTTGTGTTGGAGCTCACACTCAAGCATGTGAAAGCCCTTAACAACCTGCTGGAGCAGCAGCAACAGAAGATCATTTCCTTGCAGAATGGAATGCAAATCGGTGAGTTTTCGATCATACAAAAGGAGCGGCACACTAAAAGTGTGACTGTGTCGCAGGAAGCGGACCTGCTGAACTTTTCACCTCCCCTCCCCATTCATTTGTTTTTGGGTgcattacaaaataaagaaattgaGACACGCTTGCGCAACGCAGTGAATGATCTGGCTTAGAGGACTGTTGTGAAGGAAAAAGTTGACATGGTTTCTAAACTTTATGGTTTTATTGCAGGTGAACAGGGCAATGGGCATTCAGAAAACAGCGAGGAGATGTTCCGTTCCGGGTTCCACTTGTGTGCCAAGGAGGTTCTTCAGTTCCTGGCCAATCAGGAGACCGTGCATGACCTGACACCAACTCACATAATCAACCACCTTCAAAAAGTGGCATCTGAGTTTATTCAAAGCCCGACAAGTCCTCGTCTAGACGAGCCCACTCACAAAGCTCCAGAAATCAGGGAGAAACCAGCAAGCCCACAGCCGAAAGTGGCAGAGGGTCACGCCAAAAACTGCGTGCCCGTCATTCAGAGGACTTATCCCCACAGCAGTGAGCAAAGTGGGAGCGATACGGATACCGACAGTGGCTACGGGGGTGAGCTTGAGAAGCGTGAACTGAAAGCCCAACGGTCAGTCTACTACAGCAAAGATGCTGGAGATCTCAAGCACGGTGGCAACATTAAAGAGGAGCTGGATGAGCCGCAGACCAAGCGGCAGAGGTCTGACTCTTCAGAAGATGAATCTCTGTCGGGGACAGATATAGTGGGTGGCCACAGCCCCTACATGAGCTTCTCTCCACACCAACCCCTTTGCATGCCCTTCTACCTCTTTCCGCATGGAGCAGCTGCAGCATACTTGCCCATGCTGGAGAAGTGTTGGTATCCCGGAGCCATGCCCATGTTGTACCAAGGCCTCGGCAGCTCCCCGGAGGGTATCTCCCCCGAGAAACTCCCCTCATCCCTGGTCATGTCCTCAAGAGTGGGCTCCCCCATCACCACTATGACCCCCATGGACTCTCCTGCACTCCTGCAGGCCCTGAAACAAGTTCCCCCATTAAACCTGGAAACCAAAGACTGAGGACTCACTCTAGGGTCCACAATAACCCGCTCTCTGAATGTCTTGGTCTTGAGAGTGGACTTCCCTGCTGAATAAGCTCCCAAAGAGGGTTCGGTTGAAGAGGCTGCGAAAGCAAAGTTCAAAGACGCACCCTCAAGTACGGCAAACAGCTGTTCTGATTCCTCTCAGACGTACGCCGGCCTCCCTCCAAATGCAGAGACACATATAGACTCTCACACAACTTATCAACTCCCTCCACAACCAGCAGAAAACACCCAGAGATGGAACGGTCCACGTGGACAGACGGGTAAAGGAGGCCTCGTGCACAGCACTGTGAAGAAGTGAGCTCTGTCCTTGGAGAAGAAGGACCTGGGGTTGGTAAACGGCTGCTCTTTGCACTTACGCCGAATGTTTAAGTTGagaacaatacaaaacaataacCCAGAATGTGACGTGCAGATGGTCCCCCAATGACAAAGCCTTTTCCCTTTGCACAAGCACCTTTTCATTTGTTGAATGTAAacgaaaaataatttttataataaaacatcacCCCTGTAGATGCTGCTTTTTTTGGACATTTCTCTGTGCCGTGGTGCTTGCTCAGGAAGCTCCACTCTCTTATGCTTCTGTGACCGCTTTAACTGATAAGAACCGTCCATTTAGACTAGAATGCTACCAAAAAAACATCTTTGCTTTGGATTGGCCCGAGTCTCAAGGGCCTGAGTTTCCCTGCATAAACAAGGAGAAGGGACACTCGTGTAAATACAGTAGTGATGTAATCACAGCTCCACTGTAGCTTTTGAGTTTGACATCCATTCGTGCACGTAAGTGAAGTTGTTGTGAGGTAACTGCTtgtgtaattattttgtttatactaTTTGTACATCTGTATTTTTGATACGTGACCCACACATTCGTTCACAAGTTTTAGAGCTGTGTGCCATGAGATTGTGTACATAGCTTTGGACCTAGACTCGATCTGCATCATGTTCTGTGTTCACTTCTGGTCAAATTAGGACATATCTTGGTTCATGCTGTTGCCTTTACCTGTTTAACGGTAAACATGATGGCTGATATCTACAATTTTAATCCTGGATTCTACATAGAAGCAAAAGAAAGTGAATGTAATGTTAAAACCAATATATTAGTTTTGTATAGGAAGAGGTACTTACTTTTTATTTTGGGACCTAAGAGAAGGTTGATTGATGTATATATTTTGTCTAAAAAAGTATTGTTGACATACATTAaagaaaaagtattaataaagttgttgttgttttttcctgtgGAAATCATGCCTGTCCGAGTCTGTGTTTGAGAGCTTGAACTTGTTTAgctgtaagagagagagagaaaaactcgCTGTTTTTCCCATCACAGTTCGTCCTTATGTAACACTTACATAACCCATAAACTTGCTGTCTATGCAAATGCTTTAGACAAACACTACGATAAGAGTAGGGTTACAAATATTTCAGCCTCACACCTCCTAACTAAAGTCCGTGCATTTTTGATAAGGTTTTGTGGCGCACTTATTCTCCAAAAAGACTTCGGACCCAAAGCAGAGaacataattgattttttttttttaagtctttgtaACTGCGTTACATTTCTTGGAAGATGAATAACGTCCTCTTCTAATGCTCGCTAGCTGTTGAATTAGGTTAAGACGCCCcgcgtgcctgtgtgtgtgtgtgtgtgctcgatCCTGTCACATGTAGAGCCACACGGTAGGCCGCGCGCACTGCACCGAAGCACGGGGAGCCACATGCCACGCCTCCAGCGCAGTCTGCACGATACAATAATATGCTACAATTGCGAGACAGCAGTATTATCTGTCTGTAAATGATTAATatctataaattaattaatttaatttgtattaatctaGTTAATAtaactgagacacacacacacacacacacacacacacacacacatatatatatatatatatatatatatatatatatatatatatatatatatatatatatatatatatttttttttttttttttttttttattattattctttttttgatATTTAGTAGCATATCCTTATCATTTGTCtatttttgtttcaaaattaGCTATTAACTACGTATGGTACCAGAGCAGGGTGATAACATTTAAATAGAAAGGTTTATGTGTCTTACTGATgcatgactgaatgaatgaatgaaatgaaataaagtgaCCATATTGTTGGCTGTTAGTTTTAAAGTTAACATTGGGCTATGCTTAgtgtataaaaacaaacaaacaaaaacaattgtaATGACAAAAGAATAACATTTGCGCTACATATACTATGCGTTTGATATATTATTGAGGAAATACAgtacttttgataaataaataaaaaaacaatatgtaAGTTTGCACGATAGACTGATGCAGCAGCAAGGAAAGGTTCTCATCTTTTTATTCTAAAGCTTTTAGCGCTCTCGCGTGGACTATCCAAAAACTGCAACGAATGTTAAATGTTTTCTTACTAACCGCAAAATgtttattgtacaaaaaaaaagacgctacagtgtgtgtgtatttactcaCATTTTCTATATTTGACTATATTTTGCTCTATAATTActatattttgctatatttacAACAATCTACTTATTGTTTAACTTAATATTTGAATgctcaaatgtttttaatgttcatttaattCTTACTGTAATTTTAAGTAATATTATAATTGTGTTTGTATGAAACGAATGAAACCGCAgtcagaaggcaaaagggccaacaagagctaagcatctctcggggaactccttcaagactgttggaagaccatttcaggtgactacctcttgaagctcatcaagagaacgccaagagtgtgcaaagcagtaatcaaagcaaaaggtggctactttgaagaacctacattATGACATATTTCATAtgacaagtttcacttttttgttatgtaggcctatataattccatatataattccgcatgtgttaattcatagttttgatgccttcagtgtgaatctacaattttcatagtcatgaaaataaagaaaactctttgaatgagaaggtgtgtccagacttttggtctgtgctgtatatatatacaacataCACTGAATATTCCATTCATTGTGATTAACAACTTGAAGCGCATTAAACTTTACAATAAATAAAGGTTTCCCAAACTGCGGTTTGTGTGAACCGCAGGGGGTTTGTGAGTTTAAGCAAAAGCtaacaattaattaaatcataaaggTATAACCTAAATAAAGTAATTCAAAAAGTAATGTTTACCTGCTTGTCACGTGACCTCTTAACTGTCACCTGTCCCTTCAGAGGAcatgcctacatttacttcactataacAAATAAATCCTTAtctaatcataaaaaatatatatcgttTTCGTTGCTTTTTATTATCACATCTTagaaatcatcataaattatatatcgaCCGAAGGCTTAAAACTAGGAGACTTATTAGTACATTTtagaaaggaacatttaaaagatgaaaaagaggaaATTAGGGATAATCAATGAACTATGACAAAAGtattgctattgtgtgaataatatgtaatcatgtaatcaataaaaagtaactgtagtctgattacagatattttaaaatgtaatttaatctaaataaaaatacaaaataatatagatAATCCAGatcacatgtaatcagttacccggatctctctctctctctctgtgtgtgtgatagatagatagatagatttatatttatgaatttataaattataaataaacacaaatatgttTGTAGATGTTGTAGAATGAAGTTTTTAGTCAAACATTCCAACTCAACTTTACCTTATTTATCTGATTGAATGTATCTATGTATGTAACGTTATCTGTCTGTAGCACAGCAGCGTGTCGTCTATGGTCGTAACTTTTATTAGTAACGATTATTCACGGCGCGGCGCGGTAATTGTGCGTCATTTGTTGTCACCTGACCTTTGCCTCAGCCGCTTCCTCTTTCTCCTCGAGTCCTCCAGCAGGAACAGATCTACCCCATCATCAGAGTTTGGTCATCCAGCAGCGCAGAGATGTTGGCCCTCATCCACCGGCTCCTGGACTGGTTCAGGTCGCTCTTCTGGAAAGAGGAGATGGAGCTAACGCTGGTGGGACTGCAGTACTCTGGAAAAACCACTTTTGTCAACGTGATTGCTGTAAGTCTGCTTTCATTCCTCTCAGTTTGAACACTTGTCATGTCATTGCCTGCCGGGGTGGAGAACAGATGCTTCTCATACCTGTTTATGTGAGCAGTGTGCTCTTATGAGTCATGGCGTGATGTTTCCCATGGATTGCTTGACGTTTTAActtatatatgaaatatgtatTGCTATTATCTCAAGGTTGGAGGACTTTAATGACTTTTAGGGAGGATGAGATGCCACTGGTGTGGTTTAGTTTGAAAGTCGAATGTAATCAGTTTAATAAAACCTACATAATGTAATAGAATATATGAatgtacattaatataatatgaTGATCATCAAACACAAAATTTGATAATGATTATGTCAGTGCCAGATGTGTTTTTTGATTGCCTTCATAGATCGTTTTCAGCAATAAACACATAACAATGTGACTAGAGCAGATGTCATTTATGAgagtaaagtattttttttttttggacaagtCAGTGCTGGTTCATTGCGGTTTTGCATTTTTAGTTACCTAAAGTTTCTCAGTTGTATGCTTGGTACTATAATGGAATCGTGGAATCCACAAAGTAACCTTTAAATAACCCCAGTGTGACCCATAGTACAGCAGCTTGGATCTGTTATTAGGCAAAGTTCCCAGGTACAAGTGACCGTCCCAATGGGGGTTCTTGAACCGTGAGAGTTGCCCTTTCGCCTCCCATAGATGCTTCTGCAATGCAACACGAAGAATTTACAAACCCAGTGCATCTTGCTTTGAAACTTAATGCAAAAGATCGAATTCTTGATTGAATGCTTTGAAGATTTTCAAATGCAGATCAACATGCAGTTACATAGTTGAAATTCTTAGGTGTTTTGTAATATAGCCATGAAATTAGCTAAGCTCTTGTATTTTTTTCATCAACGTAAGGGTTTTGCATGATTCTTTTCTGCTAGTCTGGTCATTTCAATGAAGACATGATCCCTACAGTCGGCTTCAACATGAGGAAAGTCACCAAAGGCAACGTAACAATAAAAGTAAGTCTCATCTACACAGATCATACTTCTGCCTCAAGCATGGTTTTCTTGGATCCAGATAATATAGACTCTTTAATGCAAATTATATGCATCACAAGTACAATGTTTCATTGCCAGTGCCTTCTATCATGTCCTGCTTTTGCATAGATTTGGGATATAGGTGGGCAGCCACGGTTCAGGAGCATGTGGGAGCGATACTGCCGGGGTGTCAATGCCATCGTGTGAGTACAGCATCCATAGAGACTTTATTTTATTGagtctggaatacttgattctgatcaGTCAGTGCCCTTGAGCGGTTAGATGTTTTTGCATAATGACCAATAAAATGCATCTAGAAGCTAGATAAGAGAGAGAGTAAGTTGTAAttcatgtattcctgtgatgcaaagttgaattttcagcatcatcactccagtcttcattgtcacatgatctgatcatcaatgttgaaaaatgttcttgctatttaatattttttggaaactgtgatgcattttttaatgattctttgaataaaaaataaataaataaataaataaataaaagctttttttttaaaataaataaataaatgcttttactgtcacttttgattaattcaacccatccttgcagaataaaatgattaaattcttgtttgttaaaaaaaaaaaaaaatcttaccccaaacttttaaatggtagtgtataataaataaataaatagacatggTTTCAGACAGTGTCCATTTTGttgcttattatttttcttagCTCAAGATATAAACTATTATACAAGAAAACAGAATAGTTGAATCAGATCAGTATTTCTGGTccatttacttttacatttactttacttTTGATAAGTAGCTGTGTAATAAATGAACGATTGTACAATCAACTAATCAACAAAATAAACCCCTACACGTTGAGATTCTGATCACCCTTTCAGGGTTTATTTTGCGACTGGCTGACTGTAAATCATCCCTAACCAGAAGTTTTAGTGTTGACATGATCAACGCCTGCATTAAGGACTCTGTTGGTGTTTTCAGGTATATGGTTGACTCTGCTGATTGCGAAAAGGTCGAAGCCTCGAGGAACGAGCTGCACAACTTGTTAGACAAACCACAGCTGCAAGGCATTCCTGTAAGGACAATTCACTACTGTGGTTGATTATTTCCCCTTGTGCTGTTAATACAGGACTGTTCTATTTATTAATACCTTGTGCTGTTTTATTACTGCTGCATTTTCCAAAACAATAGAAAACCAAGCCTAGCCATCACACCACACCTTTTCCAGATCCTTCCCCACTGCTGTGTTGTATTCACCGAGCATGACTAAGCATCTCTGTCGTCAGCTCCTGTGGTCCGAGATGTCCTCACTGGGGGCATTATAGCGCTTATCTTCAGCAGAGAAATCAGCACAGAGGAAACAGATCGCTCATTGATTTTCAGTCTGTAGGGAGTGATGGACGTCTACTATTTGCCAAAGTGAACAATTTAAAAAGACAGCTTTAACACAATCTAATGTAGAACCAACACCCAATAACATAAATCTTGGAAGCAAAAGGGTGAAACAGGCCGTTTAAACAAAAAGAGGTTTAAGACAACTCATTCTTTATCTTTCACAGGTACTTGTCCTTGGCAACAAAAGAGACCTCCCCAGTGCACTAGATGAGAAGCAAATAATCGAAAAGATGTAAgactgtttcttttctttacagtCGGGGGACCACACCCAAATCTTGAGTTCATGTGAGGCTACTCTCAAAAGTGgcatattatttttgtcattttgttgccTTTTCCCGCAGGAACCTATCTGCCATTCAAGACAGAGAGATCTGCTGCTACTCCATTTCATGCAAAGAGAAAGACAATATAGGTGAGAGTGTATGCATTTTATAAACAACCAAATATAAAACTGTGAAGTTTGGTCAGTAAAAACATCCTAGCAATTGCATAGTATAGACCCTTGAATTGTGGCGGTAAACACTAAATCTAGTGATGATGTTATTGACGTTGAAAGCCTTTTTTATTGGGTATCATCTTCATTACTTGAAAAGTTAATGCTAGGATTTCTTGAAAAAGTATGAGAACATTATGTGCATCCATAACTGCAAAAAGAAGAAGGCCTGTTGGAGTTAAGTGGCTAATACTGAATCAAATGACTCATGAATCACCTCACTGTGACTCATTCACGGTACAGCGTTTGAGTGTCGGTTGTGATTTCATCTCGATTTCCTCTAATCTGAGAAGCTGTCCATTTGCCTTTGTTACACTACATTactcacagttttttttattagctttacAAGCATCAAATTAACAGAGAAAAGCCTAATGCTATAATGTGAAGCAGCTGTTCCCAAACAATGACAAATACTTCAAGCTAACATGCGCAAGAAACTAATTGTAATAgcgtaaaacgtttttttttgtgAGACATTTACTTGTTTATCTGTCACTAAAGACAGTTTTAGTTTATATTACAACCATCACTTAGCAGTCATTCATGTGTTAGGTCATAGAAGTTTGCTTCTGTCATCAAATAGCTGCATATAAGAAAGTGAATTAGCATTAGGACTGTCACTAACTTCAAATAAAGTATCAAAAGCAAGTATCACATGATTTTATTGAACAAATCCAGTTTAAATTCGTAATATAATCATAATTTATGAACATTGTGTATTATATCAATGCCTGCAGAGGGCGCCAACTTCCTGACAATTGTTTTTACACTTCAGCCAACAGCGCGAGCTAATCCTCGTGAAACATAGGCTCATTGTGTTTATACTTTACCATACAAATATTCTAACTCAAAGTTTCTAAAGTCTACTTTTTAAATGAAGATTTAAAAAGTTATTGTAAGCTTAAAGGTGGTGACATTGACTGGTGTAGTTTGTTTATAGCCTGATTAACTTTTTACTTCTGGCATGATTGTATTTGGGCTAAATGTGGAAGAATCACACTTTTGTAGGTCACAGAGCCTATTTTATGCAATAATCCAAAGGTCAGTGGAAAAATCCTATTAACTTTCTATTCAGGGAACCAGTGTAATGACTTCTGGGTTGGCCTTCAAAATAATGTCATCCATGCAGCACTCTGTTGATCCAATTTGATGAAATTTGAGCAAACATGCATAAAACCAGCAATAATTGTTCTTATTTGTATTTACAAGCTGCTGTGTGTGACATCTGCAATattatatcatgttttttttgccTGAACGATTTTGTACTACTGAATTGCCGGCAAACAGCCCATTGTTTTGAAAGCGCCACAAAGGTGGGAAATCAAAATATGTGTACTTGTAAAATTTggatattataaaaacataattccTTCCTCAGATATCACACTGCAGTGGTTGATCCAGCATTCAAAATCTCGGAGGAGTTGAAAGCAGACCCCGTCCTGCCCCTGTTCCAGCTCCCAGCTCAGCCCAGCGCTCTTCAAACCGGCCGGCCCTTTCCTGTGAGCAGTGACTATCCCTCTCAGCCGCATCTGTCTATCCATTCACTCTCTATTACACAGTGAACTGTCCGTAAAGCATCTTCACCGGTGGGCCTCAGACTCCACTCAGCTCATGGTTGCTATCAGTtgaatggatttttttcttttttattgaagCTAAACCACTTATGGTTAACCTTGACATGGTTTAAATCAGTTTCAGAGTTTGCATTCTTATCCTGTGAAATAAGTTTGTGGTATTGTTTGGGGTTTTCTTTTGTTCTGCttggtttattgtttttgtattatttttgcgGTATTTTTACCACAAAGAGTGTTTAGAATGAACATTTGAGTAGCTAGTATTGTACATTTAGGGCTTCAGTGCTTTTAAATGTACACTACTTTATA encodes the following:
- the LOC127968277 gene encoding class E basic helix-loop-helix protein 40 codes for the protein MERITSAQPPPCMAKHASMDISDMQGMDFPMYVYKSRRGMKRSEDSKDTYKLPHRLIEKKRRDRINECIAQLKDLLPEHLKLTTLGHLEKAVVLELTLKHVKALNNLLEQQQQKIISLQNGMQIGEQGNGHSENSEEMFRSGFHLCAKEVLQFLANQETVHDLTPTHIINHLQKVASEFIQSPTSPRLDEPTHKAPEIREKPASPQPKVAEGHAKNCVPVIQRTYPHSSEQSGSDTDTDSGYGGELEKRELKAQRSVYYSKDAGDLKHGGNIKEELDEPQTKRQRSDSSEDESLSGTDIVGGHSPYMSFSPHQPLCMPFYLFPHGAAAAYLPMLEKCWYPGAMPMLYQGLGSSPEGISPEKLPSSLVMSSRVGSPITTMTPMDSPALLQALKQVPPLNLETKD
- the LOC127968547 gene encoding ADP-ribosylation factor-like protein 8B, whose translation is MLALIHRLLDWFRSLFWKEEMELTLVGLQYSGKTTFVNVIASGHFNEDMIPTVGFNMRKVTKGNVTIKIWDIGGQPRFRSMWERYCRGVNAIVYMVDSADCEKVEASRNELHNLLDKPQLQGIPVLVLGNKRDLPSALDEKQIIEKMNLSAIQDREICCYSISCKEKDNIDITLQWLIQHSKSRRS